A genomic region of Macaca mulatta isolate MMU2019108-1 chromosome 5, T2T-MMU8v2.0, whole genome shotgun sequence contains the following coding sequences:
- the MAEA gene encoding E3 ubiquitin-protein transferase MAEA isoform X24: MQLRNVQRGLAFLVAVWNVLVPYETLNKRFRAAQKNIDRETSHVTMVVAELEKTLSGCPAVDSVVSLLDGVVEKLSVLKRKAVESIQAEDESAKLCKRRIEHLKEHSSDQPAAASVWKRKRMDRMMVEHLLRCGYYNTAVKLARQSGIETREKALQPSRREPAGRGAPGHGHAGLPARHAHLPVQGPPGPCTVADADPAVPVRQLPTTPAGKQLCVHPHPAGWPLSHQDTCYKEDGSSKSPDCPVCSRSLNKLAQPLPMAHCANSRLVCKISGDVMNENNPPMMLPNGYVYGYNSLLSIRQDDKVVCPRTKEVFHFSQAEKVYIM, from the exons ATGCAGCTGAGGAACGTCCAGAGAGGCCTTGCTTTCCTGGTGGCGGTCTGGAATGTGCTG GTGCCCTACGAGACACTGAACAAACGCTTTCGCGCCGCTCAGAAAAACATTGACCGGGAGACGAGCCACGTCACCATGGTGGTGGCCGAGCTGGAGAAGACACTAAGCGGCTGCCCCGCCGTGGACTCCGTGGTCAGCCTGCTGGACGGCGTGGTGGAGAAGCTCAGTGTCCTCAAGAGGAAG GCGGTGGAGTCCATCCAGGCCGAGGACGAGAGCGCCAAGCTGTGCAAGCGCCGGATCGAGCACCTCAAAGAGCACAGCAGCGACCAGCCCGCGGCGGCCAGCGTGTGGAAGAGGAAGCGCATGGACCGCATGATGGTGGAGCACCTGCTGCGCTGCGGCTACTACAACACGGCCGTCAAGCTGGCACGCCAGAGCGGCATCGAG ACACGCGAGAAAGCACTTCAGCCAAGCAGAAGGGAGCCAGCTGGACGAGGTGCGCCAGGCCATGGGCATGCTGGCCTTCCCGCCCGACACGCACATCTCCCCGTACAAG GACCTCCTGGACCCTGCACGGTGGCGGATGCTGATCCAGCAGTTCCGGTACGACAACTACCGACTACACCAGCTGGGAAACAACTCTGTGTTCACCCTCACCCTGCAGGCTGGCCTCTCAGCCATCAAGACACC TGCTACAAAGAGGACGGCAGCTCCAAGAGCCCCGACTGCCCCGTGTGCAGCCGCTCCCTGAACAAGCTGGCGCAGCCCCTGCCCATGGCCCACTGTGCCAACTCCCGCCTGGTCTGCAAGATCTCCGGCGACGTGATGAACGAGAACAACCCGCCCATGATGCTGCCCAACGGCTACGTCTACGGCTACAAT tctctGCTTTCTATCCGTCAAGATGATAAAGTCGTTTGCCCAAGAACCAAAGAAGTCTTCCACTTCTCACAAGCCGAGAAGGTATACATCATGTAG
- the MAEA gene encoding E3 ubiquitin-protein transferase MAEA isoform X14 produces the protein MQLRNVQRGLAFLVAVWNVLVPYETLNKRFRAAQKNIDRETSHVTMVVAELEKTLSGCPAVDSVVSLLDGVVEKLSVLKRKAVESIQAEDESAKLCKRRIEHLKEHSSDQPAAASVWKRKRMDRMMVEHLLRCGYYNTAVKLARQSGIEDLVNIEMFLTAKEVEESLERRETATCLAWCHDNKSRLRKMKSCLEFSLRIQEFIELIRQNKRLDAVRHARKHFSQAEGSQLDEVRQAMGMLAFPPDTHISPYKDLLDPARWRMLIQQFRYDNYRLHQLGNNSVFTLTLQAGLSAIKTPQCYKEDGSSKSPDCPVCSRSLNKLAQPLPMAHCANSRLVCKISGDVMNENNPPMMLPNGYVYGYNSLLSIRQDDKVVCPRTKEVFHFSQAEKVYIM, from the exons ATGCAGCTGAGGAACGTCCAGAGAGGCCTTGCTTTCCTGGTGGCGGTCTGGAATGTGCTG GTGCCCTACGAGACACTGAACAAACGCTTTCGCGCCGCTCAGAAAAACATTGACCGGGAGACGAGCCACGTCACCATGGTGGTGGCCGAGCTGGAGAAGACACTAAGCGGCTGCCCCGCCGTGGACTCCGTGGTCAGCCTGCTGGACGGCGTGGTGGAGAAGCTCAGTGTCCTCAAGAGGAAG GCGGTGGAGTCCATCCAGGCCGAGGACGAGAGCGCCAAGCTGTGCAAGCGCCGGATCGAGCACCTCAAAGAGCACAGCAGCGACCAGCCCGCGGCGGCCAGCGTGTGGAAGAGGAAGCGCATGGACCGCATGATGGTGGAGCACCTGCTGCGCTGCGGCTACTACAACACGGCCGTCAAGCTGGCACGCCAGAGCGGCATCGAG GACCTAGTGAATATTGAGATGTTCCTGACGGCCAAAGAGGTGGAGGAGTCCCTGGAGAGGCGTGAGACGGCCACCTGCCTGGCCTGGTGCCATGACAACAAGTCCCGGCTGCGGAAGATGAAG AGCTGCCTGGAGTTCAGCCTCAGAATCCAGGAGTTCATTGAACTCATCCGGCAGAATAAGAGACTGGACGCCGTGAG ACACGCGAGAAAGCACTTCAGCCAAGCAGAAGGGAGCCAGCTGGACGAGGTGCGCCAGGCCATGGGCATGCTGGCCTTCCCGCCCGACACGCACATCTCCCCGTACAAG GACCTCCTGGACCCTGCACGGTGGCGGATGCTGATCCAGCAGTTCCGGTACGACAACTACCGACTACACCAGCTGGGAAACAACTCTGTGTTCACCCTCACCCTGCAGGCTGGCCTCTCAGCCATCAAGACACC ACAGTGCTACAAAGAGGACGGCAGCTCCAAGAGCCCCGACTGCCCCGTGTGCAGCCGCTCCCTGAACAAGCTGGCGCAGCCCCTGCCCATGGCCCACTGTGCCAACTCCCGCCTGGTCTGCAAGATCTCCGGCGACGTGATGAACGAGAACAACCCGCCCATGATGCTGCCCAACGGCTACGTCTACGGCTACAAT tctctGCTTTCTATCCGTCAAGATGATAAAGTCGTTTGCCCAAGAACCAAAGAAGTCTTCCACTTCTCACAAGCCGAGAAGGTATACATCATGTAG
- the MAEA gene encoding E3 ubiquitin-protein transferase MAEA isoform X6 codes for MAVQESAAQLSMTLKVQEYPTLKVPYETLNKRFRAAQKNIDRETSHVTMVVAELEKTLSGCPAVDSVVSLLDGVVEKLSVLKRKAVESIQAEDESAKLCKRRIEHLKEHSSDQPAAASVWKRKRMDRMMVEHLLRCGYYNTAVKLARQSGIEDLVNIEMFLTAKEVEESLERRETATCLAWCHDNKSRLRKMKTREKALQPSRREPAGRGAPGHGHAGLPARHAHLPVQGPPGPCTVADADPAVPVRQLPTTPAGKQLCVHPHPAGWPLSHQDTCYKEDGSSKSPDCPVCSRSLNKLAQPLPMAHCANSRLVCKISGDVMNENNPPMMLPNGYVYGYNVRGAGQGGQAGTCCHRNRVGCVGQAGQGGQAGTCCHRNRVVWGRQGRGARLARAAIGTGLCGAGRAGGPGWHVLPSEQGCVGQAGQGVQAGTCCHRNRVVWGRQGRGSRLARAAIGIGLCGAGRAGGPGWHVLPSE; via the exons GTGCCCTACGAGACACTGAACAAACGCTTTCGCGCCGCTCAGAAAAACATTGACCGGGAGACGAGCCACGTCACCATGGTGGTGGCCGAGCTGGAGAAGACACTAAGCGGCTGCCCCGCCGTGGACTCCGTGGTCAGCCTGCTGGACGGCGTGGTGGAGAAGCTCAGTGTCCTCAAGAGGAAG GCGGTGGAGTCCATCCAGGCCGAGGACGAGAGCGCCAAGCTGTGCAAGCGCCGGATCGAGCACCTCAAAGAGCACAGCAGCGACCAGCCCGCGGCGGCCAGCGTGTGGAAGAGGAAGCGCATGGACCGCATGATGGTGGAGCACCTGCTGCGCTGCGGCTACTACAACACGGCCGTCAAGCTGGCACGCCAGAGCGGCATCGAG GACCTAGTGAATATTGAGATGTTCCTGACGGCCAAAGAGGTGGAGGAGTCCCTGGAGAGGCGTGAGACGGCCACCTGCCTGGCCTGGTGCCATGACAACAAGTCCCGGCTGCGGAAGATGAAG ACACGCGAGAAAGCACTTCAGCCAAGCAGAAGGGAGCCAGCTGGACGAGGTGCGCCAGGCCATGGGCATGCTGGCCTTCCCGCCCGACACGCACATCTCCCCGTACAAG GACCTCCTGGACCCTGCACGGTGGCGGATGCTGATCCAGCAGTTCCGGTACGACAACTACCGACTACACCAGCTGGGAAACAACTCTGTGTTCACCCTCACCCTGCAGGCTGGCCTCTCAGCCATCAAGACACC TGCTACAAAGAGGACGGCAGCTCCAAGAGCCCCGACTGCCCCGTGTGCAGCCGCTCCCTGAACAAGCTGGCGCAGCCCCTGCCCATGGCCCACTGTGCCAACTCCCGCCTGGTCTGCAAGATCTCCGGCGACGTGATGAACGAGAACAACCCGCCCATGATGCTGCCCAACGGCTACGTCTACGGCTACAATGTGaggggggcagggcaggggggcCAGGCTGGCACGTGCTGCCATCGGAATAGGGTT GGTTGtgtggggcaggcagggcaggggggCCAGGCTGGCACGTGCTGCCATCGGAACAGGGTTGtgtggggcaggcagggcaggggggCCAGGCTGGCACGTGCTGCCATCGGAACAGGGTTGtgtggggcaggcagggcaggggggCCAGGCTGGCACGTGCTGCCATCGGAACAGGGTTGtgtggggcaggcagggcagggggtCCAGGCTGGCACGTGCTGCCATCGGAATAGGGTTGtgtggggcaggcagggcagggggtCCAGGCTGGCACGTGCTGCCATCGGAATAGGGTTGtgtggggcaggcagggcagggggtCCAGGCTGGCACGTGCTGCCATCGGAATAG
- the MAEA gene encoding E3 ubiquitin-protein transferase MAEA isoform X17, whose translation MQLRNVQRGLAFLVAVWNVLVPYETLNKRFRAAQKNIDRETSHVTMVVAELEKTLSGCPAVDSVVSLLDGVVEKLSVLKRKAVESIQAEDESAKLCKRRIEHLKEHSSDQPAAASVWKRKRMDRMMVEHLLRCGYYNTAVKLARQSGIESCLEFSLRIQEFIELIRQNKRLDAVRHARKHFSQAEGSQLDEVRQAMGMLAFPPDTHISPYKDLLDPARWRMLIQQFRYDNYRLHQLGNNSVFTLTLQAGLSAIKTPQCYKEDGSSKSPDCPVCSRSLNKLAQPLPMAHCANSRLVCKISGDVMNENNPPMMLPNGYVYGYNSLLSIRQDDKVVCPRTKEVFHFSQAEKVYIM comes from the exons ATGCAGCTGAGGAACGTCCAGAGAGGCCTTGCTTTCCTGGTGGCGGTCTGGAATGTGCTG GTGCCCTACGAGACACTGAACAAACGCTTTCGCGCCGCTCAGAAAAACATTGACCGGGAGACGAGCCACGTCACCATGGTGGTGGCCGAGCTGGAGAAGACACTAAGCGGCTGCCCCGCCGTGGACTCCGTGGTCAGCCTGCTGGACGGCGTGGTGGAGAAGCTCAGTGTCCTCAAGAGGAAG GCGGTGGAGTCCATCCAGGCCGAGGACGAGAGCGCCAAGCTGTGCAAGCGCCGGATCGAGCACCTCAAAGAGCACAGCAGCGACCAGCCCGCGGCGGCCAGCGTGTGGAAGAGGAAGCGCATGGACCGCATGATGGTGGAGCACCTGCTGCGCTGCGGCTACTACAACACGGCCGTCAAGCTGGCACGCCAGAGCGGCATCGAG AGCTGCCTGGAGTTCAGCCTCAGAATCCAGGAGTTCATTGAACTCATCCGGCAGAATAAGAGACTGGACGCCGTGAG ACACGCGAGAAAGCACTTCAGCCAAGCAGAAGGGAGCCAGCTGGACGAGGTGCGCCAGGCCATGGGCATGCTGGCCTTCCCGCCCGACACGCACATCTCCCCGTACAAG GACCTCCTGGACCCTGCACGGTGGCGGATGCTGATCCAGCAGTTCCGGTACGACAACTACCGACTACACCAGCTGGGAAACAACTCTGTGTTCACCCTCACCCTGCAGGCTGGCCTCTCAGCCATCAAGACACC ACAGTGCTACAAAGAGGACGGCAGCTCCAAGAGCCCCGACTGCCCCGTGTGCAGCCGCTCCCTGAACAAGCTGGCGCAGCCCCTGCCCATGGCCCACTGTGCCAACTCCCGCCTGGTCTGCAAGATCTCCGGCGACGTGATGAACGAGAACAACCCGCCCATGATGCTGCCCAACGGCTACGTCTACGGCTACAAT tctctGCTTTCTATCCGTCAAGATGATAAAGTCGTTTGCCCAAGAACCAAAGAAGTCTTCCACTTCTCACAAGCCGAGAAGGTATACATCATGTAG
- the MAEA gene encoding E3 ubiquitin-protein transferase MAEA isoform X9: MAVQESAAQLSMTLKVQEYPTLKVPYETLNKRFRAAQKNIDRETSHVTMVVAELEKTLSGCPAVDSVVSLLDGVVEKLSVLKRKAVESIQAEDESAKLCKRRIEHLKEHSSDQPAAASVWKRKRMDRMMVEHLLRCGYYNTAVKLARQSGIEDLVNIEMFLTAKEVEESLERRETATCLAWCHDNKSRLRKMKTREKALQPSRREPAGRGAPGHGHAGLPARHAHLPVQGPPGPCTVADADPAVPVRQLPTTPAGKQLCVHPHPAGWPLSHQDTCYKEDGSSKSPDCPVCSRSLNKLAQPLPMAHCANSRLVCKISGDVMNENNPPMMLPNGYVYGYNVRGAGQGGQAGTCCHRNRVVWGRQGRGARLARAAIGTGLCGAGRAGGPGWHVLPSEQGCVGQAGQGGQAGTCCHRNRVVWGRQGRGSRLARAAIGIGLCGAGRAGGPGWHVLPSE; the protein is encoded by the exons GTGCCCTACGAGACACTGAACAAACGCTTTCGCGCCGCTCAGAAAAACATTGACCGGGAGACGAGCCACGTCACCATGGTGGTGGCCGAGCTGGAGAAGACACTAAGCGGCTGCCCCGCCGTGGACTCCGTGGTCAGCCTGCTGGACGGCGTGGTGGAGAAGCTCAGTGTCCTCAAGAGGAAG GCGGTGGAGTCCATCCAGGCCGAGGACGAGAGCGCCAAGCTGTGCAAGCGCCGGATCGAGCACCTCAAAGAGCACAGCAGCGACCAGCCCGCGGCGGCCAGCGTGTGGAAGAGGAAGCGCATGGACCGCATGATGGTGGAGCACCTGCTGCGCTGCGGCTACTACAACACGGCCGTCAAGCTGGCACGCCAGAGCGGCATCGAG GACCTAGTGAATATTGAGATGTTCCTGACGGCCAAAGAGGTGGAGGAGTCCCTGGAGAGGCGTGAGACGGCCACCTGCCTGGCCTGGTGCCATGACAACAAGTCCCGGCTGCGGAAGATGAAG ACACGCGAGAAAGCACTTCAGCCAAGCAGAAGGGAGCCAGCTGGACGAGGTGCGCCAGGCCATGGGCATGCTGGCCTTCCCGCCCGACACGCACATCTCCCCGTACAAG GACCTCCTGGACCCTGCACGGTGGCGGATGCTGATCCAGCAGTTCCGGTACGACAACTACCGACTACACCAGCTGGGAAACAACTCTGTGTTCACCCTCACCCTGCAGGCTGGCCTCTCAGCCATCAAGACACC TGCTACAAAGAGGACGGCAGCTCCAAGAGCCCCGACTGCCCCGTGTGCAGCCGCTCCCTGAACAAGCTGGCGCAGCCCCTGCCCATGGCCCACTGTGCCAACTCCCGCCTGGTCTGCAAGATCTCCGGCGACGTGATGAACGAGAACAACCCGCCCATGATGCTGCCCAACGGCTACGTCTACGGCTACAATGTGaggggggcagggcaggggggcCAGGCTGGCACGTGCTGCCATCGGAATAGGGTTGtgtggggcag gcagggcaggggggCCAGGCTGGCACGTGCTGCCATCGGAACAGGGTTGtgtggggcaggcagggcaggggggCCAGGCTGGCACGTGCTGCCATCGGAACAGGGTTGtgtggggcaggcagggcaggggggCCAGGCTGGCACGTGCTGCCATCGGAACAGGGTTGtgtggggcaggcagggcagggggtCCAGGCTGGCACGTGCTGCCATCGGAATAGGGTTGtgtggggcaggcagggcagggggtCCAGGCTGGCACGTGCTGCCATCGGAATAG
- the MAEA gene encoding E3 ubiquitin-protein transferase MAEA isoform X23, translated as MQLRNVQRGLAFLVAVWNVLVPYETLNKRFRAAQKNIDRETSHVTMVVAELEKTLSGCPAVDSVVSLLDGVVEKLSVLKRKAVESIQAEDESAKLCKRRIEHLKEHSSDQPAAASVWKRKRMDRMMVEHLLRCGYYNTAVKLARQSGIEDLVNIEMFLTAKEVEESLERRETATCLAWCHDNKSRLRKMKSCLEFSLRIQEFIELIRQNKRLDAVRHARKHFSQAEGSQLDEVRQAMGMLAFPPDTHISPYKDLLDPARWRMLIQQFRYDNYRLHQLGNNSVFTLTLQAGLSAIKTPYPASCAQCGLAWGSRLRSHFDTLTLHILTH; from the exons ATGCAGCTGAGGAACGTCCAGAGAGGCCTTGCTTTCCTGGTGGCGGTCTGGAATGTGCTG GTGCCCTACGAGACACTGAACAAACGCTTTCGCGCCGCTCAGAAAAACATTGACCGGGAGACGAGCCACGTCACCATGGTGGTGGCCGAGCTGGAGAAGACACTAAGCGGCTGCCCCGCCGTGGACTCCGTGGTCAGCCTGCTGGACGGCGTGGTGGAGAAGCTCAGTGTCCTCAAGAGGAAG GCGGTGGAGTCCATCCAGGCCGAGGACGAGAGCGCCAAGCTGTGCAAGCGCCGGATCGAGCACCTCAAAGAGCACAGCAGCGACCAGCCCGCGGCGGCCAGCGTGTGGAAGAGGAAGCGCATGGACCGCATGATGGTGGAGCACCTGCTGCGCTGCGGCTACTACAACACGGCCGTCAAGCTGGCACGCCAGAGCGGCATCGAG GACCTAGTGAATATTGAGATGTTCCTGACGGCCAAAGAGGTGGAGGAGTCCCTGGAGAGGCGTGAGACGGCCACCTGCCTGGCCTGGTGCCATGACAACAAGTCCCGGCTGCGGAAGATGAAG AGCTGCCTGGAGTTCAGCCTCAGAATCCAGGAGTTCATTGAACTCATCCGGCAGAATAAGAGACTGGACGCCGTGAG ACACGCGAGAAAGCACTTCAGCCAAGCAGAAGGGAGCCAGCTGGACGAGGTGCGCCAGGCCATGGGCATGCTGGCCTTCCCGCCCGACACGCACATCTCCCCGTACAAG GACCTCCTGGACCCTGCACGGTGGCGGATGCTGATCCAGCAGTTCCGGTACGACAACTACCGACTACACCAGCTGGGAAACAACTCTGTGTTCACCCTCACCCTGCAGGCTGGCCTCTCAGCCATCAAGACACCGTATCCTGCCTCCTGTGCACAGTGCGGCTTAGCCTGGGGTTCGCGTCTTCGGTCACATTTTGACACACTGACCCTGCAC ATTTTAACACACTGA
- the MAEA gene encoding E3 ubiquitin-protein transferase MAEA isoform X11: MAVQESAAQLSMTLKVQEYPTLKVPYETLNKRFRAAQKNIDRETSHVTMVVAELEKTLSGCPAVDSVVSLLDGVVEKLSVLKRKAVESIQAEDESAKLCKRRIEHLKEHSSDQPAAASVWKRKRMDRMMVEHLLRCGYYNTAVKLARQSGIEDLVNIEMFLTAKEVEESLERRETATCLAWCHDNKSRLRKMKSCLEFSLRIQEFIELIRQNKRLDAVRHARKHFSQAEGSQLDEVRQAMGMLAFPPDTHISPYKDLLDPARWRMLIQQFRYDNYRLHQLGNNSVFTLTLQAGLSAIKTPQCYKEDGSSKSPDCPVCSRSLNKLAQPLPMAHCANSRLVCKISGDVMNENNPPMMLPNGYVYGYNVRGAGQGGQAGTCCHRNRVVWGRQGRGSRLAHVAIGTGLCGAGRAGGPGWHVLPSE, from the exons GTGCCCTACGAGACACTGAACAAACGCTTTCGCGCCGCTCAGAAAAACATTGACCGGGAGACGAGCCACGTCACCATGGTGGTGGCCGAGCTGGAGAAGACACTAAGCGGCTGCCCCGCCGTGGACTCCGTGGTCAGCCTGCTGGACGGCGTGGTGGAGAAGCTCAGTGTCCTCAAGAGGAAG GCGGTGGAGTCCATCCAGGCCGAGGACGAGAGCGCCAAGCTGTGCAAGCGCCGGATCGAGCACCTCAAAGAGCACAGCAGCGACCAGCCCGCGGCGGCCAGCGTGTGGAAGAGGAAGCGCATGGACCGCATGATGGTGGAGCACCTGCTGCGCTGCGGCTACTACAACACGGCCGTCAAGCTGGCACGCCAGAGCGGCATCGAG GACCTAGTGAATATTGAGATGTTCCTGACGGCCAAAGAGGTGGAGGAGTCCCTGGAGAGGCGTGAGACGGCCACCTGCCTGGCCTGGTGCCATGACAACAAGTCCCGGCTGCGGAAGATGAAG AGCTGCCTGGAGTTCAGCCTCAGAATCCAGGAGTTCATTGAACTCATCCGGCAGAATAAGAGACTGGACGCCGTGAG ACACGCGAGAAAGCACTTCAGCCAAGCAGAAGGGAGCCAGCTGGACGAGGTGCGCCAGGCCATGGGCATGCTGGCCTTCCCGCCCGACACGCACATCTCCCCGTACAAG GACCTCCTGGACCCTGCACGGTGGCGGATGCTGATCCAGCAGTTCCGGTACGACAACTACCGACTACACCAGCTGGGAAACAACTCTGTGTTCACCCTCACCCTGCAGGCTGGCCTCTCAGCCATCAAGACACC ACAGTGCTACAAAGAGGACGGCAGCTCCAAGAGCCCCGACTGCCCCGTGTGCAGCCGCTCCCTGAACAAGCTGGCGCAGCCCCTGCCCATGGCCCACTGTGCCAACTCCCGCCTGGTCTGCAAGATCTCCGGCGACGTGATGAACGAGAACAACCCGCCCATGATGCTGCCCAACGGCTACGTCTACGGCTACAATGTGaggggggcagggcaggggggcCAGGCTGGCACGTGCTGCCATCGGAATAGGGTTGtgtggggcaggcagggcagggggtCCAGGCTGGCACACGTTGCCATCGGAACAGGGTTGtgtggggcaggcagggcagggggtCCAGGCTGGCACGTGCTGCCATCGGAATAG
- the MAEA gene encoding E3 ubiquitin-protein transferase MAEA isoform X20 — translation MQLRNVQRGLAFLVAVWNVLVPYETLNKRFRAAQKNIDRETSHVTMVVAELEKTLSGCPAVDSVVSLLDGVVEKLSVLKRKAVESIQAEDESAKLCKRRIEHLKEHSSDQPAAASVWKRKRMDRMMVEHLLRCGYYNTAVKLARQSGIEDLVNIEMFLTAKEVEESLERRETATCLAWCHDNKSRLRKMKTREKALQPSRREPAGRGAPGHGHAGLPARHAHLPVQGPPGPCTVADADPAVPVRQLPTTPAGKQLCVHPHPAGWPLSHQDTTVLQRGRQLQEPRLPRVQPLPEQAGAAPAHGPLCQLPPGLQDLRRRDEREQPAHDAAQRLRLRLQFSAFYPSR, via the exons ATGCAGCTGAGGAACGTCCAGAGAGGCCTTGCTTTCCTGGTGGCGGTCTGGAATGTGCTG GTGCCCTACGAGACACTGAACAAACGCTTTCGCGCCGCTCAGAAAAACATTGACCGGGAGACGAGCCACGTCACCATGGTGGTGGCCGAGCTGGAGAAGACACTAAGCGGCTGCCCCGCCGTGGACTCCGTGGTCAGCCTGCTGGACGGCGTGGTGGAGAAGCTCAGTGTCCTCAAGAGGAAG GCGGTGGAGTCCATCCAGGCCGAGGACGAGAGCGCCAAGCTGTGCAAGCGCCGGATCGAGCACCTCAAAGAGCACAGCAGCGACCAGCCCGCGGCGGCCAGCGTGTGGAAGAGGAAGCGCATGGACCGCATGATGGTGGAGCACCTGCTGCGCTGCGGCTACTACAACACGGCCGTCAAGCTGGCACGCCAGAGCGGCATCGAG GACCTAGTGAATATTGAGATGTTCCTGACGGCCAAAGAGGTGGAGGAGTCCCTGGAGAGGCGTGAGACGGCCACCTGCCTGGCCTGGTGCCATGACAACAAGTCCCGGCTGCGGAAGATGAAG ACACGCGAGAAAGCACTTCAGCCAAGCAGAAGGGAGCCAGCTGGACGAGGTGCGCCAGGCCATGGGCATGCTGGCCTTCCCGCCCGACACGCACATCTCCCCGTACAAG GACCTCCTGGACCCTGCACGGTGGCGGATGCTGATCCAGCAGTTCCGGTACGACAACTACCGACTACACCAGCTGGGAAACAACTCTGTGTTCACCCTCACCCTGCAGGCTGGCCTCTCAGCCATCAAGACACC ACAGTGCTACAAAGAGGACGGCAGCTCCAAGAGCCCCGACTGCCCCGTGTGCAGCCGCTCCCTGAACAAGCTGGCGCAGCCCCTGCCCATGGCCCACTGTGCCAACTCCCGCCTGGTCTGCAAGATCTCCGGCGACGTGATGAACGAGAACAACCCGCCCATGATGCTGCCCAACGGCTACGTCTACGGCTACAAT tctctGCTTTCTATCCGTCAAGATGA
- the MAEA gene encoding E3 ubiquitin-protein transferase MAEA isoform X15, translating to MAVQESAAQLSMTLKVQEYPTLKVPYETLNKRFRAAQKNIDRETSHVTMVVAELEKTLSGCPAVDSVVSLLDGVVEKLSVLKRKAVESIQAEDESAKLCKRRIEHLKEHSSDQPAAASVWKRKRMDRMMVEHLLRCGYYNTAVKLARQSGIEDLVNIEMFLTAKEVEESLERRETATCLAWCHDNKSRLRKMKTREKALQPSRREPAGRGAPGHGHAGLPARHAHLPVQGPPGPCTVADADPAVPVRQLPTTPAGKQLCVHPHPAGWPLSHQDTCYKEDGSSKSPDCPVCSRSLNKLAQPLPMAHCANSRLVCKISGDVMNENNPPMMLPNGYVYGYNSLLSIRQDDKVVCPRTKEVFHFSQAEKVYIM from the exons GTGCCCTACGAGACACTGAACAAACGCTTTCGCGCCGCTCAGAAAAACATTGACCGGGAGACGAGCCACGTCACCATGGTGGTGGCCGAGCTGGAGAAGACACTAAGCGGCTGCCCCGCCGTGGACTCCGTGGTCAGCCTGCTGGACGGCGTGGTGGAGAAGCTCAGTGTCCTCAAGAGGAAG GCGGTGGAGTCCATCCAGGCCGAGGACGAGAGCGCCAAGCTGTGCAAGCGCCGGATCGAGCACCTCAAAGAGCACAGCAGCGACCAGCCCGCGGCGGCCAGCGTGTGGAAGAGGAAGCGCATGGACCGCATGATGGTGGAGCACCTGCTGCGCTGCGGCTACTACAACACGGCCGTCAAGCTGGCACGCCAGAGCGGCATCGAG GACCTAGTGAATATTGAGATGTTCCTGACGGCCAAAGAGGTGGAGGAGTCCCTGGAGAGGCGTGAGACGGCCACCTGCCTGGCCTGGTGCCATGACAACAAGTCCCGGCTGCGGAAGATGAAG ACACGCGAGAAAGCACTTCAGCCAAGCAGAAGGGAGCCAGCTGGACGAGGTGCGCCAGGCCATGGGCATGCTGGCCTTCCCGCCCGACACGCACATCTCCCCGTACAAG GACCTCCTGGACCCTGCACGGTGGCGGATGCTGATCCAGCAGTTCCGGTACGACAACTACCGACTACACCAGCTGGGAAACAACTCTGTGTTCACCCTCACCCTGCAGGCTGGCCTCTCAGCCATCAAGACACC TGCTACAAAGAGGACGGCAGCTCCAAGAGCCCCGACTGCCCCGTGTGCAGCCGCTCCCTGAACAAGCTGGCGCAGCCCCTGCCCATGGCCCACTGTGCCAACTCCCGCCTGGTCTGCAAGATCTCCGGCGACGTGATGAACGAGAACAACCCGCCCATGATGCTGCCCAACGGCTACGTCTACGGCTACAAT tctctGCTTTCTATCCGTCAAGATGATAAAGTCGTTTGCCCAAGAACCAAAGAAGTCTTCCACTTCTCACAAGCCGAGAAGGTATACATCATGTAG